In one Yarrowia lipolytica chromosome 1A, complete sequence genomic region, the following are encoded:
- a CDS encoding uncharacterized protein (Compare to YALI0A17534g, weakly similar to uniprot|P53389 Saccharomyces cerevisiae YNR055c HOL1 member of major facilitator superfamily multidrug-resistance protein subfamily 1) produces MTYVEPCIKTVNRIFNWFILYLGTCISFPSYFSLSLLSPLSSLLSPLSSPLFSVYNMKIPGTVPLVESTEIILSPTPSSDPDDPLNWSPRRKLLSMFCMVLYCVAICVPSASIFSVFIPISQNTGLPLATLNQGTGYMFLLFGLGCIIVHPLSVKYGKRPVYLISVLGTALIQLWGPKINSSGTWIGSKVIQGLLGASVESLCEVTVSDLWFEHERGRWIGVYGFALMFASNIAPVFAGFITQSMGWRWVLYWGSIFDAVCFLFLFLFFEETNFRRQGEQSLQADSELENETEAGEKKKQVQFITDVEVGQLFEKKSFLSKLSPFSVSKETILLPMLVRPFTLVKYPVVLFSGFMCGTGLICFNICNATTSFVLSNAPYNFPASRVGLCYLSPCVMVLVFSFYGGYISDKLRVLLARRNGGLSEPEHRLWILSAYLLLCPPALVLWGVGASNGIHWFPIVFGMGLVKGLGTLTSISAINYVVDSYRDMTSDSMVLVMLIRNTMSFCISYGITPWFMNEGLTRCFAEAAGLAFACCATMFIFVRWGKKMREVGAERYWRMVEEK; encoded by the coding sequence ATGACATATGTAGAGCCTTGTATCAAAACGGTCAATAGGATTTTCAATTGGTTTATATTATATCTAGGGACTTGTATCTCCTTTCCCTCTtatttctctctctcccttctctctcctctctcctctctcctctctcctctctccTCTCCCCTCTTCTCAGTCTACAACATGAAAATCCCCGGAACAGTACCCCTGGTCGAATCAACAGAAATTATACTCTCTCCTACCCCTTCGAGTGACCCCGATGATCCTCTCAACTGGTCTCCCCGACGCAAACTATTGTCCATGTTCTGCATGGTCTTGTATTGTGTCGCCATCTGTGTTCCTTCagcctccatcttctcggtCTTCATTCCCATCTCTCAGAACACAGGTCTTCCTCTGGCCACTTTGAACCAGGGAACCGGCTACATGTTTCTACTCTTTGGACTGGGATGTATCATTGTCCATCCGCTCAGCGTCAAGTATGGAAAGCGGCCTGTCTACCTGATTTCTGTACTAGGCACGGCTTTGATTCAGCTTTGGGGTCCGAAAATCAACTCTTCCGGAACCTGGATTGGATCAAAAGTTATTCAGGGACTTTTGGGGGCCTCTGTGGAGTCTCTTTGCGAAGTCACTGTGTCCGACCTTTGGTTTGAGCACGAGCGAGGACGATGGATAGGTGTCTATGGCTTTGCGTTGATGTTTGCGTCAAATATCGCCCCTGTTTTTGCCGGATTCATCACCCAGAGTATGGGCTGGAGATGGGTTCTCTACTGGGGCTCGATTTTCGATGCCGTTTGTTTCCTTTTCCTATTTCTGTTCTTTGAAGAGACCAACTTCAGACGACAGGGGGAGCAGAGCCTGCAGGCAGATTCTGAGCTCGAGAACGAGACAGAAGCAGGcgagaaaaagaaacaagtTCAATTCATTACAGATGTCGAAGTCGGTCAACTGTTTGAAAAGAAATCCTTCCTTTCCAAACTGTCCCCCTTTTCTGTTTCAAAAGAGACGATTCTACTGCCCATGTTGGTGCGACCCTTCACCCTGGTAAAGTACCCAGTGGTTCTCTTTTCGGGCTTCATGTGTGGAACAGGGCTCATTTGTTTCAATATTTGCAACGCAACCACCTCCTTTGTGCTCTCCAACGCTCCCTACAACTTCCCAGCCTCCAGGGTCGGTCTCTGCTACCTGTCTCCGTGTGTCATGGTGCTCGTCTTTTCATTCTATGGCGGCTACATTTCCGACAAGTTGCGGGTTCTGCTGGCCAGAAGAAACGGAGGACTGTCGGAACCCGAACATCGACTCTGGATTCTCTCAGCATACCTCCTTCTGtgtcctccagctctcgTTCTATGGGGCGTGGGAGCCTCCAACGGCATTCACTGGTTCCCCATAGTCTTTGGAATGGGTCTAGTGAAGGGACTAGGGACGCTGACTTCCATTTCTGCCATCAACTATGTGGTGGACTCCTACAGAGACATGACCTCCGACTCAATGGTGCTTGTCATGCTCATTCGCAACACCATGTCTTTCTGTATCTCGTACGGAATCACTCCATGGTTCATGAACGAGGGCCTCACTCGATGTTTTGCGGAGGCGGCAGGACTGGCATTTGCCTGCTGTGCTACCATGTTCATTTTTGTCCGCTGGGGAAAGAAAATGAGAGAAGTGGGCGCCGAACGGTATTGGAGGATGGTCGAGGAAAAGTAG
- a CDS encoding uncharacterized protein (Compare to YALI0A17556g, no similarity), which translates to MYSRYHFGYLLDYNTPTKIPATVAPAETEMPSKFLPMDEKGEEYFETSISPVVLQLEKSRRNLDKGAISPKVHLNTALTLFSELDLPLHRKASALLRYLSADVLENLAKSSDASNVFSKFGCYYQAHDWVALMKVLQNEKDFLLTSSSVSGYTNNENQYYTDPQLVLTPDSDRKPPVGSPSTSQSQTPVHKRKRTRKPASEIPVCPSLTNL; encoded by the coding sequence ATGTACTCACGATACCATTTCGGATACCTCCTAGATTACAATACCCCCACCAAGATACCCGCGACAGTGGCACCGGCCGAGACCGAAATGCCCTCCAAGTTTCTGCCTATGGACGAAAAGGGAGAAGAGTACTTTGAGACCTCGATTTCACCTGTGGTTCTTCAGCTTGAAAAGTCGCGACGAAACCTCGACAAGGGCGCAATTAGCCCCAAAGTCCACCTCAACACGGCGCTGACTCTGTTTTCCGAGCTGGATCTGCCGCTCCACAGAAAGGCCAGTGCTCTGCTCCGATACCTGTCTGCCGACGTGCTCGAAAATCTGGCGAAAAGCAGCGATGCCTCCAACGTTTTCAGCAAGTTTGGTTGCTACTACCAGGCCCACGATTGGGTGGCTTTGATGAAAGTGCTCCAAAATGAAAAGGACTTTTTGCTGACGTCGTCTTCCGTGTCCGGCTATACCAACAACGAGAACCAGTACTACACCGATCCTCAGTTGGTTCTGACTCCCGATTCCGATCGAAAGCCTCCAGTGGGATCTCCATCCACCTCCCAGTCCCAGACCCCGGTACACAAACGCAAACGCACGCGCAAGCCCGCCTCGGAGATCCCCGTGTGTCCTTCTCTGACCAATTTGTGA
- a CDS encoding uncharacterized protein (Compare to YALI0A17578g, some similarities with uniprot|P32019 Type II inositol- 1 4 5-trisphosphate 5-phosphatase precursor and other Phosphoinositide 5-phosphatase, similar to Saccharomyces cerevisiae INP54 (YOL065C); ancestral locus Anc_3.155), whose product MAKKRKNKTGKVQDRAADDKPEDAVADQHVDKTEDSEPDNQEHPATGPNDEIQDPAGDKVEDTVDNVENADDTDKPDLDESDKSVQTGSQDSRNSEKTDQKTESTESTEKTESTESTESNKPNLFSLSDEDDSEDEPSEPSEPSEPSEPVNPVPVETVESPVKTQPENKGSSLNDSSIKSSSTKSSSSLKDSSIKDRSEVTVPSGESDSSDSEMEFPKVVSEPPRPSTPNTTSHAEDPDQTPVARGGQRSPHVTMDSTASLTTPTDYERVYRRRNTANSTRSRMTVRVDTADLQSQSPTPSNGISIDSFLEQKELSFRLVTWNVHNRAPPVIEDEHLDSLFLPQSDITVLALQEADPVSGLVSTAQTLNGWKAAVLETLEKANEENLQKDETVVTAEEVEEETDNDKTENDKTENDKTEKSDKSESSDKSDKKDKKDKSEKTDKAPKTETHKKSAPSDTEESGYESSASGYESSASNNHAYYDPYSNYVVSSNQLIGLLIIVIARKSLMSQISDVRVKSAGTGLLGVWGNKGAVLVEMHIGREATSTQSSKGDFFVPGTRVCFLNCHLSAGDNNVVRRRWEIDQMYRRLELPGRPEWYAKVKENKDSNSSTASLATDDARYADYNASSEFLGNATESSESDADENESLRGPFSAATTITEMSPNLNGRGFNDTESVVSADSRAGGVFDWSSDAAAAGAQRPARPHENSNLSVVSEAVSASSPRGDPRTIIFFLGDLNYRVDKTHEEALEMIEKNDFAGLLAHDQLLKDTRDGRVLAGLNEYPINFPPTYKYVEDTVSELDTLRTPSYTDRILSRAWGGCELVQKGYHSHMEYTVSDHKPVSAEFSLSLPLIDFDKRAQIVNNYLKSVGVQENLDRPAVTVSPMSLRVQLAVLTTQTVPLVIHNTGHTTAHWEISQTSGFDDDSKDKKDSSPSITLSSTTGQLLPGDQEVVEVTFSAAIGAPSCDSFAIVHVKDSKDIFVDTGYDVMPSCFGSDLDYLSRLPNGARNGLSDGGKVVSNMPQEIWKCVDYLWSVVDRDGEGGGDGDRSARPSIEKPGTAAVSRESPKSPLVGLFTSPGDPHLEMDIRDWLDTGSPFNVETLNDNPLGPQSVASQLHLLLASLSQRIIPEYAYLSVPEKTIAAGTGSRIPFMGGGVDNTADVAAHILEAVPNVNANVMIYICSFIRLLVDRKAMTLKTALDVFAPLLMDSPKQGGVSKVWKKSPISSAKLLQHMIDTY is encoded by the coding sequence ATGGCGAAAAAACGAAAGAACAAGACCGGCAAGGTCCAGGATCGGGCCGCCGACGACAAGCCGGAGGACGCGGTTGCAGATCAGCACGTGGACAAGACGGAAGACTCGGAACCAGACAATCAGGAGCACCCAGCCACGGGCCCAAATGACGAGATCCAGGACCCGGCGGGCGACAAGGTGGAAGACACGGTGGACAACGTGGAAAACGCGGACGACACGGACAAACCGGACCTGGATGAATCAGACAAATCAGTCCAGACGGGATCACAAGACTCACGCAACTCGGAAAAGACAGATCAAAAGACCGAATCAACCGAATCAACCGAAAAAACCGAATCGACTGAATCGACCGAATCGAACAAACCCaatctcttttctctttctgACGAAGACGATTCCGAAGACGAGCCGTCGGAGCCGTCGGAGCCGTCGGAGCCGTCAGAGCCGGTCAACCCTGTACCTGTCGAGACTGTCGAGTCTCCCGTCAAGACCCAACCTGAGAACAAGGGCTCGTCTCTCAATGACTCTTCTATCAAGAGCTCTTCTACCAAAAGCTCTTCGTCTCTCAAGGACTCGTCTATCAAGGACAGATCGGAGGTGACAGTTCCCTCCGGCGAGTCGGACTCTTCAGATTCGGAAATGGAGTTCCCCAAGGTGGTTTCCGAACCTCCTAGACCGTCCACTCCCAATACCACATCTCACGCTGAAGATCCAGATCAGACACCCGTGGCTCGGGGCGGCCAGAGAAGCCCCCATGTGACCATGGACTCGACTGCATCCCTGACAACCCCCACGGACTACGAGCGTGTGTACCGACGTCGAAATACCGCCAACAGCACGCGGTCTCGGATGACCGTGCGAGTGGACACTGCCGATCTGCAATCGCAGTCGCCCACACCCAGCAACGGCATTTCCATCGACTCGTTTCtggagcagaaggagctgtctTTCCGGCTGGTCACCTGGAATGTGCACAACCGGGCCCCTCCTGTTATTGAGGACGAGCATCTCGATTCGCTATTTTTGCCCCAGAGCGACATTACTGTTCTTGCGTTGCAGGAGGCTGATCCGGTCAGTGGTCTTGTAAGTACTGCTCAGACTCTCAATGGATGGAAGGCGGCGGTGCTGGAGACCCTCGAAAAGGCCAATGAGGAAAATCTTCAGAAGGACGAGACTGTAGTCAccgccgaggaggttgaaGAGGAGACGGATAATGATAAGACGGAGAATGATAAGACGGAGAACGATAAGACTGAGAAGAGCGACAAGTCGGAGTCAAGTGACAAGTCTGACAAGAAAGACAAGAAAGACAAGTCCGAGAAGACTGACAAAGCTCCAAAGACTGAGACTCATAAAAAGTCCGCACCCTCCGACACAGAAGAATCTGGATACGAATCGTCGGCCTCTGGATACGAGTCGTCGGCCTCCAACAATCACGCCTACTACGACCCCTACTCCAACTATGTTGTTTCGTCCAACCAGCTGATTGGTCTGCTGATCATTGTGATTGCCCGCAAGTCGCTCATGAGCCAGATTTCCGACGTTCGAGTCAAGTCAGCTGGAACAGGTCTTCTGGGAGTGTGGGGAAACAAGGGAGCTGTTCTTGTGGAAATGCATATTGGCCGAGAAGCCACCAGCACGCAGTCTTCCAAGGGCGACTTCTTTGTGCCCGGAACACGAGTCTGTTTCCTCAACTGTCATCTTTCAGCCGGAGACAACAACGTTGTTCGGCGACGATGGGAGATTGACCAGATGTACCGACGCCTGGAGCTTCCTGGGCGTCCCGAATGGTAtgccaaggtcaaggaaAACAAggacagcaacagcagcactGCCTCTCTGGCTACTGATGATGCCAGGTACGCCGATTACAATGCATCAAGCGAGTTTCTGGGCAATGCCACAGAGTCTTCCGAGAGCGATGCTGACGAGAATGAAAGTCTTCGTGGACCTTTCAGTGCAGCTACCACTATCACCGAAATGTCTCCCAATCTGAACGGACGAGGATTCAACGATACCGAAAGTGTGGTTTCAGCTGATTCTCGTGCGGGAGGCGTCTTTGACTGGTCTAGTGATGCCGCTGCCGCCGGTGCCCAGCGACCTGCTCGACCACATGAAAACTCCAACCTCAGTGTGGTCAGTGAAGCTGTTTCTGCCAGCTCACCTCGAGGCGACCCTCGAaccatcatcttcttcctcgGAGATCTCAACTACCGAGTGGACAAGACTCACGAGGAGGCCCTGGAGATGATCGAGAAGAACGATTTCGCCGGCTTGCTGGCTCACGACCAGCTTCTCAAAGATACCAGAGACGGCCGTGTTCTCGCTGGTCTCAATGAGTACCCCATCAACTTCCCTCccacatacaagtacgttgAGGATACCGTTTCCGAGCTGGACACTCTACGAACTCCTTCCTACACTGACCGAATTCTCTCGCGAGCCTGGGGAGGCTGTGAGCTTGTTCAGAAGGGATACCACAGTCATATGGAGTACACTGTCAGTGATCACAAGCCTGTTTCGGCCGAGTTTTCGCTATCTCTGCCTCTGATTGACTTTGACAAGCGCGCTCAGATTGTCAACAACTATCTCAAGTCTGTTGGTGTTCAGGAGAACCTCGACCGGCCTGCCGTCACTGTTTCCCCCATGAGCCTCCGTGTCCAGCTTGCCGTGTTGACCACCCAAACTGTTCCTCTGGTGATCCACAATACTGGTCACACTACAGCTCACTGGGAGATTTCCCAGACCTCTGGATTCGACGATGATagcaaggacaagaaggactcgTCGCCCAGTATCACCCTTTCCAGCACCACGGGCCAGCTTCTTCCGGGTGACCAGGAAGTTGTTGAGGTCACCTTCTCGGCTGCCATTGGAGCGCCCTCTTGCGACTCATTTGCAATTGTGCATGTCAAGGACTCCAAGGACATTTTTGTCGACACTGGCTACGATGTGATGCCTTCATGTTTCGGCTCAGACCTCGATTACCTGTCCAGATTGCCTAACGGAGCTCGAAACGGTCTGTCAGACGGCGGAAAGGTGGTCAGCAACATGCCTCAGGAGATTTGGAAGTGTGTGGATTACCTGTGGTCTGTTGTCGATCGGgacggagaaggaggaggcgaCGGAGACAGATCTGCTCGTCCCAGTATCGAGAAGCCTGGAACAGCTGCTGTGTCTCGAGAGTCTCCCAAATCACCTTTGGTTGGCCTCTTCACGTCCCCTGGTGACCCGcatctggagatggatATTCGAGATTGGCTTGATACCGGGTCTCCCTTTAACGTGGAGACTCTTAACGACAACCCTCTGGGTCCACAGTCTGTGGCTTCTCAGCTACATTTGCTGTTGGCTTCTTTGTCACAGAGAATCATTCCCGAGTATGCCTATCTCTCTGTGCCTGAAAAAACCATCGCAGCAGGCACGGGAAGCCGAATTCCGTTtatgggaggaggagtggacAATACTGCGGACGTGGCTGCCCATATTCTGGAGGCTGTGCCCAACGTGAATGCCAACGTGATGATTTACATCTGCTCCTTCATCCGTCTGTTGGTAGACAGAAAGGCCATGACTCTCAAGACGGCTCTGGACGTGTTTGCACCTTTGCTGATGGACAGTCCCAAACAAGGAGGCGTGTCCAaggtgtggaagaagagtccAATCAGTTCTGCAAAGCTCCTGCAGCACATGATCGATACTTATTAG
- a CDS encoding uncharacterized protein (Compare to YALI0A17600g, similar to Saccharomyces cerevisiae ERV41 (YML067C); ancestral locus Anc_4.330, weakly similar to uniprot|Q04651 Saccharomyces cerevisiae YML067c ERV41 component of copii vesicles involved in transport between the ER and golgi complex) translates to MSESSTLRSFDAFPKVNTAYKRQSTRGGLATLVIGVLCFYFLCSELRGYSNGHEEHIYTVTKDLAETIQLNVDVTVAMPCKSIKVIAQDYSEDTFFAHELLNMQGLTYDFGTDRMQHEIHSHKAYEMNSKTLKKSKFKHTRVGSHSTDPHCRISGSVPINHVEGALQIFNLPDNQYFINPMKASDGLNLTHAIHELSFGDYFPKVLNPLDGVSTVTDEPLMSYQYFLSAVPVEYSSGRKKIHTYQYAVKKQTTNLQEHFVTRPAIFFHYKYEPVTLKIQDSRETLTVFVVKLLSILGGFVVCGSWIVRGGEKAYEKIVGKKLNYASLHTGGLLDRKS, encoded by the coding sequence ATGTCTGAAAGCTCGACCTTGAGGTCGTTTGACGCGTTTCCAAAAGTCAACACCGCGTACAAGCGACAGTCGACGCGAGGCGGACTCGCCACCCTGGTGATTGGCGTCCTGTGTTTCTACTTTCTCTGCTCCGAGCTGCGAGGATACTCCAACGGCCACGAGGAGCACATTTACACAGTGACCAAGGACCTGGCAGAAACCATCCAGCTCAATGTGGACGTGACAGTGGCAATGCCGTGCAAGAGCATCAAGGTGATTGCTCAAGACTACTCCGAAGACACGTTTTTCGCAcacgagctgctcaataTGCAGGGCCTGACATATGACTTTGGCACAGACCGAATGCAACACGAGATCCACAGCCACAAGGCGTACGAGATGAACAGTAAGACGCTGAAAAAGAGCAAATTCAAACACACGCGAGTGGGCTCGCATTCTACCGACCCCCACTGTCGAATCTCCGGCTCGGTGCCCATCAACCACGTCGAAGGAGCGCTCCAGATCTTCAATCTGCCCGACAATCAGTACTTCATCAACCCCATGAAGGCCTCCGATGGTCTCAACTTGACTCATGCCATCCATGAACTGTCGTTCGGAGATTACTTCCCAAAGGTGCTTAATCCTCTGGATGGAGTGAGCACCGTCACCGACGAGCCTCTCATGTCGTACCAGTATTTCCTGTCGGCCGTTCCTGTGGAATACAGCTCCGGCAGAAAGAAGATCCACACCTACCAGTATGCCgtcaaaaaacaaaccacCAATCTGCAGGAGCACTTTGTCACCCGACCGgccatcttcttccattacaagtacgagcCTGTGACTCTCAAGATCCAGGACTCGCGCGAGACGTTGACCGTGTTTGTCGTCAAGCTGCTGTCGATTCTCGGCGGCTTTGTGGTCTGTGGATCGTGGATtgttcgaggaggagaaaagGCCTACGAGAAGATTGTGGGCAAAAAGCTGAACTACGCCTCATTGCACACTGGAGGATTGTTGGATCGAAAGAGCTGA
- a CDS encoding uncharacterized protein (Compare to YALI0A17666g, weakly similar to uniprot|P53322 Saccharomyces cerevisiae YGR260w TNA1 similarity to allantoate transport protein): protein MTTMKPTETATTHVENISPNTPDEEVEKDMYTVDDRPESLASLTEEEMLAVEKKFVRRIDIRMLPMLMLIYILNYLDRNNIATARLGGLEAELGLTSIQYQTCVSILFVGYILMQIPSNMIVSKLGKPGLYLTSCMFIWGLISALTATVNNFSGLVVCRFFLGFIEAVYFPGCLFLLSSWYTRKELALRTSILYCGSLISGAFSGLLGAAIMENMNGLRGISGWKWLFIIEGSFTVLVVPFAWWILPDFPSTTRWLSQQEKDIAMYRLQREVGKADVDSELSGLEFVKKNLGLVIKDPKVWLVAGVNFFNVAAAGVTNFFPSVVQTLNFSRTMTLVLTCPPYLLATILVPLNSWHADKTGERLYHIIVPFSVTIASFVIAAATLNTAARYFAMCIMISSIYMGFVVTLTWMSNTIPRPAAKRGVAIALMNCLSNTTSIWNAYLYPKSAAPRYAPAMAANSGFLLVAIGCAVMLSLKLRKINKKLDKGEYNLMKEFGLDEEDPEGVVATAGYRYVY, encoded by the coding sequence ATGACCACCATGAAaccaacagaaacagcaacTACACATGTGGAGAACATTAGTCCAAACACCCCCGACgaagaggtggaaaagGACATGTACACAGTGGATGACCGGCCCGAGTCTCTGGCGTCGTTGACTGAAGAGGAAATGCTGGCTGTTGAGAAGAAGTTTGTGCGCCGAATCGACATCCGAATGCTGCCCATGCTCATGCTCATCTACATTCTCAACTACCTGGACAGAAACAACATTGCTACCGCTCGACTGGGAGGTCTGGAGGCCGAGCTGGGTCTCACTTCCATCCAGTACCAGACGTGTGTATCCATTCTGTTTGTTGGTTACATTCTTATGCAGATTCCCAGTAACATGATTGTTTCCAAGCTGGGCAAGCCAGGCTTGTATCTGACCAGTTGCATGTTCATCTGGGGTCTCATTTCCGCTCTCACCGCCACCGTCAATAACTTCAGCGGTCTGGTGGTGTGTCGGTTCTTCCTGGGTTTCATCGAGGCCGTGTACTTCCCCGGCTGTCTGTTCCTGCTGTCGTCGTGGTACACCCGAAAAGAGCTGGCTCTTCGAACCTCTATTCTGTACTGCGGCTCGCTCATTTCCGGTGCCTTTTCCGGACTGCTCGGCGCCGCTATCATGGAGAACATGAATGGCTTGCGAGGTATCTCTGGATGGAAATGGCTCTTTATCATCGAGGGCTCCTTCACCGTTTTGGTCGTGCCCTTTGCCTGGTGGATTCTGCCCGACTTCCCCAGCACCACCCGATGGCTCAGccagcaggagaaggacattGCCATGTACCGACTGCAACGAGAGGTAGGAAAGGCCGACGTGGACTCTGAACTCAGCGGCCTggagtttgtcaagaagaacttgGGACTCGTCatcaaggaccccaaggtGTGGCTGGTAGCTGGAgtcaacttcttcaacgtTGCCGCCGCTGGAGTCACCAACTTCTTCCCTTCGGTCGTCCAGACCCTCAACTTCTCCCGAACAATGACCCTGGTGCTCACCTGTCCCCCTTACCTTCTAGCCACCATTTTGGTTCCTCTTAACTCGTGGCACGCAGACAAGACCGGCGAGCGACTCTACCACATCATTGTGCCCTTTTCCGTCACCATTGCCAGCTTTGTCATTGCCGCTGCCACCCTCAACACCGCAGCCCGGTACTTTGCCATGTGCATCATGATCTCGTCCATCTACATGGGATTTGTCGTCACTCTCACCTGGATGAGTAACACCATTCCTCGACCGGCCGCTAAGCGAGGAGTCGCCATTGCGCTCATGAACTGTCTCAGTaacaccacctccatctgGAACGCCTACCTGTACCCCAAGAGTGCCGCCCCACGATACGCTCCTGCCATGGCTGCCAACTCGGGCTTTTTGCTCGTGGCCATTGGATGCGCAGTTATGCTGTCGCTCAAGCTGAGAaagatcaacaagaagctcgacAAGGGTGAATACAACCTGATGAAGGAGTTCGGactggacgaggaggatccCGAAGGAGTGGTCGCCACTGCGGGATACAGATATGTTTATTAG